In Microbacterium maritypicum, the following are encoded in one genomic region:
- the map gene encoding type I methionyl aminopeptidase yields MIEILNADELARARATGALVGDILQALKARAAVGVNLLDLDRWAKRLIEDAGAESCYVDYAPSFGSGPFGHYLCTAVNDAVLHGMPHDYALRPGDLLTLDLAVTLRGISADAAISFVVGGTPAVEDLAMIEATERALAAGIAAARPGARIGDLSHAIGTVLHDAGYPINLEFGGHGIGSTMHQDPHIANDGRPGRGYTLPPGLLLALEPWVMADTDVLRTDDDGWTLRSATGCRTAHTEHTIAITADGAEILTRPRS; encoded by the coding sequence ACGAGCTCGCGCGGGCACGGGCGACCGGCGCGCTCGTCGGCGACATCCTGCAGGCGTTGAAAGCCCGCGCCGCGGTCGGTGTGAATCTGCTCGACCTCGACCGGTGGGCGAAGCGGCTGATCGAGGATGCCGGTGCCGAATCCTGCTACGTCGACTACGCCCCCTCGTTCGGCAGCGGCCCGTTCGGCCACTACCTGTGCACGGCCGTGAACGACGCCGTGCTGCACGGCATGCCCCACGACTACGCCCTTCGGCCGGGAGACCTGCTCACGCTCGACCTGGCCGTGACCCTGCGCGGCATCTCGGCCGACGCGGCCATCAGCTTCGTGGTCGGCGGCACCCCGGCGGTGGAAGACCTCGCGATGATCGAGGCGACCGAGCGGGCGCTCGCCGCGGGCATCGCCGCCGCTCGACCCGGGGCCCGCATCGGTGACCTTTCGCACGCGATCGGCACAGTCCTGCACGACGCCGGCTACCCGATCAACCTCGAATTCGGCGGCCACGGCATCGGCTCGACCATGCACCAGGATCCGCACATCGCGAACGACGGGCGGCCGGGCCGCGGCTACACGCTGCCCCCCGGACTCCTGCTCGCGCTCGAGCCCTGGGTCATGGCCGACACCGACGTGCTGCGCACCGACGACGACGGCTGGACTCTGCGGAGCGCGACCGGATGCCGCACCGCGCACACCGAGCACACGATCGCGATCACCGCGGACGGGGCCGAGATCCTGACGCGGCCGAGATCCTGA
- a CDS encoding DUF4127 family protein encodes MSDTTLRPRIALLPLDDRPVNVRLPGDVAAVAGVILDVPPAEILPSYRVAGDATALGAWLLDRVADPATVHVVVSVDMLLYGGLIASRTSADTTREVLERLDVLREVRRRRPELPISAVSLVTRASNSYSAAEEPEYWREHGKEIHALGGDAHRLLDEADVLPLSELTPVPAEIVSDYSARRLRNHIMNLSTLALVEDATLDFLAITADDTAPFAAGSAEQVWLRHWMRMLPSGRDVLMYPGADEVGAALVARALAANAGVTASFSVACADAEGMTRIPPYENMSLAASASRQIRAAGAVEVSEGGDVTLVLHAPDPDRHDMFRGRPDQVDEDAVAGTVALIRERLDAGEHVALADVRYPNGADEALVRALAEAGLLGRLEAFGGWNTAGNTLGSVVAVAAAGVVGRATDTFDARAARIALLTRLLDDFAYQAVVRTDSGPALFPDVYPMADDGRVATAERVIREELTALLESTLPAEDVRIQELTLPWRRSFEIGLVLS; translated from the coding sequence GTGTCCGACACGACTCTGCGCCCGCGCATCGCTCTGCTCCCGCTCGACGACCGGCCGGTGAACGTGCGGCTTCCCGGCGACGTCGCCGCGGTGGCCGGAGTGATCCTCGACGTGCCACCGGCCGAGATCCTGCCCTCATACCGTGTCGCCGGAGACGCGACCGCGCTCGGCGCCTGGCTGCTCGACCGCGTCGCCGACCCGGCCACGGTTCATGTGGTGGTGTCGGTCGACATGCTGCTCTACGGCGGGCTGATCGCCAGCCGCACGAGCGCCGACACGACGCGCGAGGTGCTGGAGCGGCTCGACGTGCTGCGCGAGGTGCGCCGCCGTCGGCCGGAGCTGCCGATCTCGGCCGTCTCGCTCGTGACGCGGGCGAGCAACTCGTACTCGGCCGCCGAGGAGCCGGAGTACTGGCGGGAACACGGCAAGGAGATCCATGCGCTCGGCGGCGACGCGCACCGGCTGCTCGACGAGGCCGACGTGCTTCCCCTGTCGGAGCTGACCCCGGTGCCGGCCGAGATCGTGTCCGACTACTCGGCGCGGCGGCTGCGCAATCACATCATGAACCTGTCGACGCTCGCGCTCGTCGAGGATGCGACGCTCGACTTCCTGGCGATCACCGCCGATGACACCGCGCCGTTCGCCGCGGGCAGCGCCGAACAGGTGTGGCTGCGGCACTGGATGCGGATGCTGCCGTCGGGCCGCGATGTGCTGATGTACCCGGGTGCCGACGAGGTGGGCGCGGCGCTGGTCGCCAGGGCGCTGGCCGCGAACGCCGGCGTGACCGCCTCGTTCTCGGTCGCGTGCGCCGATGCCGAGGGCATGACCCGCATCCCGCCGTACGAGAACATGTCGCTCGCGGCATCCGCGAGTCGGCAGATCCGCGCGGCCGGGGCCGTGGAGGTCTCCGAAGGCGGCGACGTGACCCTGGTGCTGCACGCGCCCGATCCTGACCGGCACGACATGTTCCGCGGCCGGCCGGATCAGGTGGACGAGGATGCCGTGGCCGGCACGGTCGCGTTGATCCGGGAGCGGCTGGACGCGGGCGAGCACGTGGCCCTCGCGGACGTCCGCTACCCGAACGGCGCCGACGAGGCGCTCGTGCGGGCGCTCGCCGAGGCGGGGCTGCTCGGGCGCCTCGAGGCGTTCGGCGGGTGGAACACGGCCGGCAACACGCTCGGCAGCGTGGTCGCGGTCGCGGCAGCCGGAGTGGTCGGCCGGGCGACGGACACGTTCGATGCCCGCGCCGCCCGCATCGCCCTGCTCACGCGACTGCTCGACGACTTCGCGTACCAGGCGGTCGTGCGCACCGACTCCGGGCCCGCGCTGTTCCCCGACGTCTACCCGATGGCCGACGACGGCCGGGTCGCGACGGCGGAGCGGGTCATCCGCGAGGAGTTGACGGCGCTGCTGGAGTCGACGCTCCCCGCGGAGGACGTGCGCATCCAGGAACTGACCCTGCCGTGGCGGCGATCGTTCGAGATCGGGCTCGTACTGAGCTAG
- a CDS encoding GntR family transcriptional regulator → MSSIEGVTKHERVRRHLEEVIQQGLAPHEKLPTERDLAESLEVNRQTVRRALDELERDGLVYRLQGAGTFVSASRISKTFELTSFSEDMHTRNMRPGSLSVDVGTASAGQTAGYALNLSPQSPVVRIRRVRTADDIPICLEVCSIAADAVPGLEDGIVGDSLYEDLRSRFGISAVRADQEIHAVVLDEEQADALQTPPFSPAFLVKRTTYDARSRPIEYAESVYRGDRYSYLVSISRP, encoded by the coding sequence ATGTCGTCGATCGAAGGCGTGACGAAGCACGAGCGGGTGCGACGGCATCTGGAAGAGGTCATCCAGCAGGGGCTCGCCCCGCACGAGAAGCTGCCGACCGAGCGCGACCTCGCCGAGTCGCTCGAGGTGAACCGGCAGACCGTGCGGCGTGCCCTCGACGAGCTGGAGCGCGACGGCCTGGTCTACCGCCTGCAGGGGGCCGGCACGTTCGTGAGCGCCTCCCGCATCAGCAAGACCTTCGAGCTCACCTCGTTCTCGGAAGACATGCACACGCGCAACATGCGTCCCGGTTCGCTGTCGGTCGACGTCGGCACCGCATCCGCGGGGCAGACCGCCGGGTACGCGCTGAACCTCAGCCCGCAGTCACCCGTCGTCCGCATCCGCCGGGTGCGCACCGCCGACGACATCCCGATCTGCCTCGAGGTCTGCTCGATCGCCGCCGACGCAGTGCCGGGCCTCGAAGACGGCATCGTCGGAGACTCGCTGTACGAGGATCTGCGCTCGCGGTTCGGCATCTCCGCGGTCCGCGCCGACCAGGAGATCCATGCGGTCGTGCTCGACGAGGAGCAGGCCGACGCGCTGCAGACGCCGCCGTTCTCGCCCGCCTTCCTGGTCAAGCGCACCACCTACGACGCGCGCAGCCGCCCGATCGAGTACGCCGAATCGGTGTACCGGGGCGACCGCTACTCGTACCTGGTCTCGATCTCGCGCCCCTGA
- a CDS encoding ABC transporter substrate-binding protein, with translation MHTKQHMRRRALIAGALTTATVVALTGCGAGGGDADGPTEITFSYLWGGEEAKALEEIIADFNGSQDEIVVKGVSSPDTQKQLTSMSSSNGSFDISDNFGNTVGAWASKGILAPLDDAIAAEGIEIDDFIPSAMEQMTYDGKIYSLPIATHSFQLLYNTQLLEEAGVTPPTTMDELAAAIEKLTVVDGSGKITQLGLGSANDSTTLTTLGYAFGGSWDGEDGPTPAEDGNLEALQWYQDNVIEPVGAQAMATFVSGQGEYLSAQDPFFSGKVAMIIDGEWRSASAAKIAPDFEWGVTAIPAASPELENSTQVTASTLFIPANSKHKEEAATFLAYLVSEEPMEKFAVALGNLPGRTSLAGSSAFDSLQDFGVWADAASSPNAKALASLPYSAEYATDLATAFDEVVRLTATPEEAIATVEERMANYSTK, from the coding sequence ATGCACACGAAGCAGCACATGCGCCGGCGCGCCCTGATCGCCGGTGCCCTGACCACAGCCACGGTCGTCGCCCTCACCGGATGCGGTGCGGGAGGCGGCGACGCCGACGGCCCGACCGAGATCACGTTCTCGTACCTCTGGGGCGGTGAAGAGGCGAAGGCGCTCGAAGAGATCATCGCCGACTTCAACGGCAGCCAGGACGAGATCGTGGTCAAGGGCGTCTCCAGCCCCGACACCCAGAAGCAGTTGACCTCGATGTCGTCATCGAACGGATCGTTCGACATCTCCGACAACTTCGGCAACACGGTCGGCGCCTGGGCCTCGAAGGGCATCCTCGCCCCTCTGGACGACGCGATCGCGGCCGAGGGCATCGAGATCGACGACTTCATCCCCAGCGCCATGGAGCAGATGACCTACGACGGCAAGATCTACTCGCTGCCGATCGCCACCCACAGCTTCCAGCTGCTCTACAACACGCAGCTGCTGGAGGAAGCCGGCGTCACCCCGCCGACCACCATGGACGAGCTCGCGGCCGCGATCGAGAAGCTCACCGTGGTCGACGGATCCGGGAAGATCACGCAGCTCGGCCTCGGTTCGGCCAACGACAGCACGACCCTGACCACCCTCGGCTACGCGTTCGGCGGCAGCTGGGACGGCGAAGACGGCCCCACCCCCGCCGAAGACGGCAACCTCGAAGCCCTGCAGTGGTACCAGGACAACGTGATCGAGCCGGTCGGCGCCCAGGCCATGGCGACCTTCGTCTCGGGCCAGGGAGAGTACCTCTCGGCGCAGGACCCGTTCTTCAGCGGCAAGGTCGCGATGATCATCGACGGTGAATGGCGCTCGGCCTCCGCGGCCAAGATCGCCCCGGACTTCGAGTGGGGTGTCACGGCGATCCCGGCCGCCTCGCCCGAGCTCGAGAACAGCACGCAGGTGACCGCCAGCACGCTCTTCATCCCCGCGAACTCGAAGCACAAGGAGGAAGCGGCCACGTTCCTCGCCTACCTCGTCAGCGAGGAGCCGATGGAGAAGTTCGCCGTCGCACTCGGCAACCTGCCCGGACGTACGTCGCTCGCCGGCAGCTCCGCCTTCGACAGCCTGCAGGACTTCGGCGTGTGGGCCGATGCTGCATCCTCTCCGAACGCGAAGGCGCTCGCGAGCCTTCCGTACAGCGCCGAGTACGCCACCGACCTCGCCACCGCCTTCGATGAGGTCGTCCGTCTCACGGCGACCCCCGAAGAGGCGATCGCGACGGTCGAGGAGCGCATGGCCAACTACTCCACGAAGTGA
- a CDS encoding carbohydrate ABC transporter permease: MTTATARRVRQEIAPAGPGGRAPRRRRTRRSTLIGLAFASPFIVGFLFLFAYPIAASAYYSFTDFNLFQSPEWVGLANYVQMFNDGVFWKSLANTAVLTVFGVPLAIGIALAGAHLLNTPVRGQPLYRALVYLPSIVPVVVGGYLWRWLLNAQYGFVNYFLSWFGIEGPAWLQEPEWTKPAIILMSLWTVGGTMIIYLAALQEVPKELYEAAELDGAGMWRRFTSVTWPTVSPVTLFQVIVSIIGFLQIFTQPYILSQERLNQAGSGPGQSMLSYAMYLYQNAFVFLKMGYASAMAWTLFIITLVVSLIVLATSRKWVHDGTR, translated from the coding sequence GTGACCACTGCAACAGCACGCCGGGTCCGGCAGGAGATTGCTCCTGCCGGGCCCGGCGGGCGTGCCCCGCGGCGGCGTCGCACCCGCCGGTCGACCCTGATCGGCCTCGCGTTCGCGTCGCCGTTCATCGTCGGGTTCCTGTTCCTCTTCGCCTACCCGATCGCCGCGTCCGCGTACTACAGCTTCACCGACTTCAACCTGTTCCAGTCCCCGGAGTGGGTGGGGTTGGCGAACTACGTGCAGATGTTCAACGACGGCGTCTTCTGGAAGTCGCTCGCGAACACCGCCGTCCTCACCGTCTTCGGCGTTCCGCTCGCGATCGGCATCGCCCTCGCGGGTGCGCACCTGCTGAACACCCCGGTGCGGGGCCAACCGCTCTACCGCGCACTCGTCTACCTGCCCTCGATCGTCCCCGTCGTCGTCGGCGGCTACCTGTGGCGCTGGCTGCTCAACGCCCAGTACGGCTTCGTGAACTACTTCCTGTCCTGGTTCGGCATCGAGGGACCGGCCTGGTTGCAGGAGCCCGAATGGACCAAGCCCGCCATCATCCTGATGTCGCTGTGGACCGTCGGCGGCACCATGATCATCTACCTCGCCGCCCTCCAGGAGGTCCCGAAGGAGCTGTACGAGGCGGCCGAACTGGATGGCGCGGGCATGTGGCGCCGCTTCACCAGTGTGACCTGGCCCACCGTCTCGCCGGTGACCCTGTTCCAGGTGATCGTGAGCATCATCGGATTCCTGCAGATCTTCACGCAGCCGTACATCCTCTCCCAGGAACGGCTGAACCAGGCCGGCTCCGGGCCGGGACAGTCGATGCTGTCGTACGCGATGTACCTGTATCAGAACGCGTTCGTGTTCCTGAAGATGGGCTACGCGTCGGCCATGGCCTGGACTTTGTTCATCATCACGCTGGTCGTGAGCCTGATCGTGCTCGCGACCTCGAGGAAGTGGGTGCACGATGGCACACGCTGA
- a CDS encoding carbohydrate ABC transporter permease translates to MAHADVAVIRKRPRRVRRTMRRVRQQVSVALLALLFLFPLLVMLSTAFKTPGDVFSSPPSLLPTDWTMDNFAEAFEQIPVWRYLGNTLFVSGMSILGTVISCPLVAYALAKVRWRGSRPLLILVLATMMLPPQVTLIPLFLVWNGLEATNTYLPLIVPAFLGTPFFIFMIRQFLLAVPDELIEAARLDGASEFRTYATIVLPLARPAIVTAAIFQFVWAWTDFLNPLIYLNDESTYTLSIGLYAFFGENDVAWGPLMAACVMFTLPAVVIFLIGQKFFIGGASAGALK, encoded by the coding sequence ATGGCACACGCTGACGTCGCCGTCATCCGCAAGCGTCCCCGGCGGGTACGCCGGACGATGCGCCGTGTCCGGCAGCAGGTCTCGGTCGCGCTGCTCGCGCTGCTGTTCCTTTTTCCGCTGCTCGTGATGCTGTCGACCGCGTTCAAGACGCCGGGCGACGTGTTCTCCTCGCCGCCGTCGCTGCTGCCGACCGACTGGACGATGGACAACTTCGCCGAGGCGTTCGAGCAGATCCCGGTGTGGCGCTATCTCGGGAACACCCTGTTCGTGTCGGGGATGAGCATCCTCGGCACGGTCATCTCGTGCCCGCTCGTGGCCTATGCGCTGGCCAAGGTGCGCTGGCGCGGCTCCCGCCCACTGCTCATCCTGGTGCTGGCCACCATGATGCTCCCGCCGCAGGTGACCCTCATCCCCCTGTTCCTGGTGTGGAACGGGCTCGAGGCGACCAACACGTATCTGCCGCTGATCGTCCCCGCGTTCCTCGGCACGCCGTTCTTCATCTTCATGATCCGGCAGTTCCTGCTCGCGGTGCCGGACGAGCTGATCGAGGCCGCCCGCCTGGACGGCGCCTCCGAGTTCCGCACCTACGCGACGATCGTGCTGCCGTTGGCGCGGCCCGCCATCGTGACGGCGGCGATCTTCCAGTTCGTGTGGGCGTGGACCGACTTCCTCAACCCGCTCATCTATCTGAACGACGAGTCCACCTATACGCTTTCGATCGGTCTGTACGCCTTCTTCGGTGAGAACGACGTGGCCTGGGGGCCGCTGATGGCCGCCTGCGTCATGTTCACCCTTCCGGCCGTGGTGATCTTCCTGATCGGTCAGAAGTTCTTCATCGGTGGCGCCAGCGCAGGAGCTCTCAAATGA
- a CDS encoding N-acetylmannosamine-6-phosphate 2-epimerase has translation MIHDPLELLTGRLIASVQAQSGSPVRDTEVIAALAESALLGGASGLRLNGPDDIRRMRAATDAPIIGLHKVHNGVRNVITPDVALALGLAEAGADIIAVDATVEQLGDRFDLLREIAEATGRPVMADVSTLDEGMRAREAGAAVVGTTLSGYTPHSARGEGPDLQLVADLVAAGIPTIAEGRYQTTEQVRQAFDAGALAVVVGGAITDPIAITRRFVAVTPAVRSPA, from the coding sequence ATGATCCACGACCCCCTCGAACTCCTCACCGGACGCCTGATCGCCTCGGTGCAGGCGCAGTCGGGAAGCCCGGTGCGCGACACGGAGGTGATCGCCGCGCTCGCCGAATCCGCGCTGCTCGGAGGCGCCAGCGGCCTGCGCCTGAACGGCCCCGACGACATCCGCCGGATGCGGGCGGCGACGGATGCTCCGATCATCGGCCTGCACAAGGTGCACAACGGGGTCCGGAACGTGATCACCCCCGACGTCGCGCTGGCGCTCGGCCTCGCGGAGGCGGGAGCCGACATCATCGCGGTGGATGCCACCGTGGAGCAGCTGGGCGACAGGTTCGACCTGCTGCGCGAGATCGCGGAGGCGACCGGGCGTCCGGTGATGGCCGACGTCTCCACCCTCGACGAGGGGATGCGCGCCCGGGAGGCCGGAGCGGCCGTGGTCGGTACGACCCTCTCGGGATACACGCCGCACTCGGCGCGGGGCGAGGGGCCGGATCTGCAGCTGGTCGCGGATCTCGTCGCCGCCGGCATCCCCACCATCGCCGAGGGGCGGTACCAGACGACCGAGCAGGTGCGCCAGGCGTTCGATGCCGGCGCACTCGCCGTGGTGGTCGGCGGGGCGATCACCGACCCGATCGCGATCACCCGGCGCTTCGTCGCGGTGACGCCGGCGGTGCGGAGCCCGGCATGA
- a CDS encoding ROK family protein encodes MIIGVDIGGTKIAVAGFARDGDRLERATEVRTLATPSRAGGPAIVQAVADAVRAVRGGDPVEAVGVGTAGVVGPDGTITSATDAISGWVGFPLRSALADAVGAPVAVVNDVHAAAVAEAERGAGAGADAMLMVAVGTGIGGAVVLADGLRRGITGTAGSIGHMEISLAPNLAERRCPCGGFGHVEAVASGPALEQTFFEETGAHLPLREVHAAALRGDARAERVIRDGAHHLGRALASANAALDVEVIVVGGGVAEIGETYLAEVRRAYRAAAMPGPSAARVVPAQLGIDAALTGAALLGARLVERSD; translated from the coding sequence ATGATCATCGGCGTCGACATCGGCGGCACGAAGATCGCGGTCGCCGGGTTCGCGCGCGACGGCGATCGGCTCGAGAGGGCCACCGAGGTGCGCACCCTCGCGACACCGTCTCGCGCGGGTGGTCCGGCCATCGTGCAGGCGGTGGCGGATGCCGTGCGCGCGGTGCGCGGTGGCGATCCGGTGGAGGCGGTCGGAGTCGGCACCGCGGGTGTGGTCGGGCCGGACGGCACGATCACCTCGGCCACGGATGCGATCAGCGGCTGGGTCGGATTCCCGCTGCGGAGTGCCCTCGCAGATGCGGTCGGCGCCCCGGTCGCGGTGGTCAACGACGTGCATGCCGCCGCGGTGGCCGAGGCCGAACGGGGCGCCGGAGCGGGCGCGGACGCGATGCTGATGGTCGCGGTCGGCACCGGGATCGGGGGCGCCGTCGTTCTCGCGGACGGACTGCGTCGCGGCATCACCGGCACCGCGGGGTCGATCGGACACATGGAGATCTCGCTGGCCCCGAACCTCGCCGAGCGCCGCTGCCCCTGCGGTGGCTTCGGCCACGTGGAGGCCGTGGCCTCCGGCCCCGCTCTGGAGCAGACGTTCTTCGAGGAGACCGGGGCGCACCTCCCGCTGCGCGAGGTGCATGCGGCGGCTCTGCGCGGAGACGCCCGGGCGGAACGGGTGATCCGCGACGGTGCGCACCATCTCGGGCGCGCCCTCGCGAGCGCCAATGCGGCCCTCGACGTCGAGGTGATCGTCGTCGGCGGCGGGGTCGCCGAGATCGGTGAGACCTATCTGGCCGAGGTGCGGCGGGCCTATCGCGCGGCCGCGATGCCCGGACCCTCGGCGGCTCGCGTGGTCCCGGCGCAGCTCGGGATCGATGCGGCTCTCACCGGTGCCGCGCTCCTCGGCGCGCGCCTGGTCGAGCGCTCGGACTGA
- a CDS encoding PadR family transcriptional regulator gives MNNAFPSNPFGGTSGSGNNGGPGGLFGGAGFGTGPGGPASAIFEAMDQLRKSFEPRPSGGSRMARGDVRTAVLSLLAEKPMHGYQIINEIAERSGGTWKPSAGSVYPTLQLLADEGLIEAEEQNGRKTYSLTEAGRAVADESSETPAPWESSGKDGHRDSARFSALPKAGVDLAAAAAQVGRSGSPEQVQQTIEILDEARRRLYSILAQD, from the coding sequence ATGAACAACGCATTCCCCTCCAACCCGTTCGGCGGCACCAGCGGCTCCGGGAACAACGGCGGCCCCGGCGGCCTCTTCGGCGGCGCCGGCTTCGGCACGGGCCCCGGCGGTCCGGCATCCGCGATCTTCGAGGCGATGGACCAGCTCCGCAAGTCGTTCGAGCCCCGCCCGTCCGGCGGCTCGCGCATGGCCCGCGGCGATGTCCGCACGGCCGTGCTCTCCCTGCTTGCCGAGAAGCCGATGCACGGCTACCAGATCATCAACGAGATCGCCGAGCGCAGCGGTGGCACCTGGAAGCCGAGTGCCGGCTCCGTGTACCCCACGCTGCAGCTGCTCGCCGATGAAGGACTCATCGAGGCCGAGGAGCAGAACGGCCGCAAGACCTACTCGCTCACCGAGGCCGGCCGCGCCGTCGCCGACGAGAGCTCCGAGACCCCGGCCCCGTGGGAGTCGTCCGGCAAGGACGGCCACCGTGACAGCGCCCGCTTCAGTGCGCTGCCCAAGGCGGGCGTCGACCTCGCCGCCGCCGCAGCGCAGGTCGGTCGCAGCGGTTCTCCCGAGCAGGTGCAGCAGACCATCGAGATCCTCGACGAAGCCCGCCGTAGGCTGTACTCGATCCTCGCGCAGGACTGA
- a CDS encoding AarF/ABC1/UbiB kinase family protein, with product MTDAAAQGAHRARYRRIVSFAGREFLKIWWFELVLPRLGMSRVAERTRGQRMQTFARRFHVLAVELGGLMIKVGQFMSSRLDVLPPEITKELEGLQDEVPAVPTAAIRALAEAELGIPLERAYAWFDDTPVAAASLGQVHRARLSALDAADTGLGHVVVKVQRPGIDGIVAVDLAALRRVARWLTRVRLVADRVDAPALVEEFAATSLEEIDYLHEAASAERFRENFADDPRVAAPEIVWERSTRRVLTLSDVTAIKINDTDALRAAGIDPSEVAAVFAEVMFDQVFTHSFVHADPHPGNIFVTPVPAGAGESGRNFQLTFIDFGMMAEVPDSLRDGLRTLLIAVAGRDSRGLVAAAQEIGVLLPSADTNELERALSALFARFGGMGFAELSKVDPREFRDFAEEFGDMVRSLPLQLPENMLLLIRAVSLTSGMCSGLDPAFNVWDAAEPYAARLLRDESGNIVQAFAGQAMDTMATTWQLPGRIDRIITRIDDGNVSFDTSRLERRLDRLEGIARRIASGVLFAALLVGGALLVPSLPPLGITLICVSALPLLHSVFAGVGRRGPR from the coding sequence ATGACGGATGCCGCGGCACAGGGCGCCCACCGCGCCAGGTACCGCCGCATCGTGTCGTTCGCGGGCCGGGAGTTCCTGAAGATCTGGTGGTTCGAGCTGGTGCTCCCGCGGCTCGGCATGAGCCGGGTCGCCGAGCGCACGCGGGGCCAGCGGATGCAGACGTTCGCGCGTCGCTTCCATGTGCTCGCGGTCGAACTCGGCGGTCTCATGATCAAGGTCGGACAGTTCATGTCGTCGCGCCTCGACGTGCTGCCGCCCGAGATCACGAAAGAGCTCGAGGGGCTGCAGGACGAGGTTCCGGCGGTGCCCACCGCGGCCATTCGCGCGCTCGCCGAGGCCGAACTCGGCATCCCGCTCGAGCGGGCCTACGCGTGGTTCGACGACACTCCGGTCGCGGCGGCCTCCCTCGGTCAGGTGCACCGGGCCCGGCTCTCGGCACTCGACGCGGCCGACACCGGACTCGGCCACGTCGTCGTCAAGGTGCAGCGGCCGGGCATCGACGGAATCGTCGCGGTCGACCTCGCCGCGCTCCGCCGGGTCGCCCGCTGGCTGACCCGCGTGCGCCTCGTCGCCGACCGGGTCGATGCGCCCGCACTCGTCGAGGAGTTCGCCGCGACCAGCCTCGAGGAGATCGACTACCTGCACGAAGCCGCGAGCGCCGAGCGGTTCCGCGAGAACTTCGCCGACGACCCGCGCGTGGCCGCGCCCGAGATCGTGTGGGAGCGGTCGACCCGTCGGGTGCTCACCCTCTCCGATGTCACCGCGATCAAGATCAATGACACGGATGCGCTGCGCGCCGCCGGCATCGACCCCTCCGAGGTCGCCGCGGTGTTCGCCGAGGTCATGTTCGACCAGGTGTTCACGCACAGCTTCGTGCACGCCGACCCGCACCCCGGCAACATCTTCGTGACGCCGGTCCCCGCGGGCGCAGGCGAGTCGGGGCGGAACTTCCAGCTCACGTTCATCGACTTCGGGATGATGGCCGAGGTTCCCGACAGTCTCCGCGACGGGCTGCGCACGCTCCTGATCGCGGTCGCCGGGCGTGACAGCCGCGGCCTCGTCGCCGCCGCCCAGGAGATCGGCGTCCTGCTGCCGTCGGCCGACACCAACGAGCTCGAACGTGCTCTGAGCGCGCTGTTCGCCCGCTTCGGCGGCATGGGTTTCGCCGAACTCAGCAAGGTCGATCCCCGGGAGTTCCGCGACTTCGCGGAGGAGTTCGGCGACATGGTGCGCTCGCTCCCGCTGCAGCTGCCCGAGAACATGCTGCTGCTCATCCGCGCGGTCTCGCTGACCTCGGGCATGTGCAGCGGACTCGACCCGGCGTTCAACGTGTGGGATGCCGCCGAGCCCTACGCCGCACGCCTGCTGCGCGACGAGAGCGGCAACATCGTGCAGGCTTTCGCGGGCCAGGCGATGGACACGATGGCGACGACCTGGCAGCTGCCCGGCCGCATCGACCGGATCATCACCCGCATCGACGACGGCAACGTGTCGTTCGACACCTCGCGGCTCGAGCGTCGCCTCGATCGGCTCGAGGGCATCGCGCGTCGCATCGCCTCGGGAGTGCTGTTCGCGGCGCTGCTCGTGGGCGGTGCCCTGCTCGTCCCCTCGCTGCCTCCGCTGGGCATCACCCTGATCTGCGTCTCGGCCCTGCCGCTGCTGCACTCGGTGTTCGCCGGCGTCGGTCGCCGCGGCCCGCGGTAG